In Necator americanus strain Aroian chromosome IV, whole genome shotgun sequence, the following proteins share a genomic window:
- a CDS encoding hypothetical protein (NECATOR_CHRIV.G14969.T1), giving the protein MRDRPVISIENYTMYCGDADENKVGGCAIAVRNDYKNLVEEFGSTSSRCAFLRQRDHRGRKLWIISAHAPTETAEDNSKDAFYDELNALMSKIPSQQVVIVGIEANAKMGTAIRCARKMVLCSRAHVGQR; this is encoded by the coding sequence atgagagatcggcccgtcatcagcatcgaaaattacaccatgtactgcggcgatgctgatgagaacaaagtaggtggctgcgcgatagctgtgaggaacgattacaagaacctggtggaggaatttggctcaacgtcgtctagatgcgcctttttacgacaGCGGGATcacagaggacgtaaactctggatcataagtgctcacgcacctacggaaaccgctgaggacaacagtaaggacgccttctatgatgaactcaatgcgttgatgtctaaaataccaagccagcaggtggtcattgtcggaatcgaggcaaatgcgaagatgggaacagcaatccgatgtgctaggaaaatggtactatgcagcagagcgcacgtcggacaacggtga
- a CDS encoding hypothetical protein (NECATOR_CHRIV.G14970.T1): protein MKEARLRWFGHVLRREEDSVAKTALKLDVSGVRPRGRPKIRWLDHVKLDMIDHVYVRLMQWIEPNGRQEAQRRTLQQRRTNARKKKTRTLLSPQVQNSMRWTSV, encoded by the coding sequence atgaaggaggcgcgactgagatggtttggtcacgtcttgcggcgagaggaagattctgttgccaaaaccgctctgaagctcgacgtttcaggagtgaggccgcgtgggaggccaaagattcgctggttggaccatgtgaagctggatatgatagatcaCGTTtatgtacggctgatgcaatggatagaaccaaatggaagacaagaagcacaaaggcggaccctgcaacaacgcaggacaaacgctaggaagaagaagactaGGACACTTTTGAGTCCACAAGTTCAGAATTCCATGAGATGGACTTCTGTATAG
- a CDS encoding hypothetical protein (NECATOR_CHRIV.G14971.T1) — protein sequence MECGPMVEDGSLRVDGTELNKVNCFKYLGSKVTFTGDIDQEGRARVNAAWMKWKMATGVLCDKKVPVRLKSKIYSTVVRPVTLYGCECWPTTKFLERVLHAMEMRMLRWMVMVMVDDTCNAKRESI from the coding sequence atggagtgcggaccaatggtagaggatggttcacttcgtgtcgatggcaccgaattaaacaaggtgaactgtttcaagtaccttggatccaaagtgactttcacaggcgacattgatcaagaaggtcgagcacgtgttaatgcggcatggatgaaatggaaaatggcgacaggcgtactgtgcgacaagaaagtccctgttcgactgaagtcgaagatctatagtacggttgtgcgtcctgttaccctttacggatgcgagtgctggccgacgacgaaattcttggaaagagtgttgcacgctatggagatgcggatgttgaggtggatgGTGATGGTGATGGTGGACGATacgtgtaacgctaaaagagaaagtatctaa
- a CDS encoding hypothetical protein (NECATOR_CHRIV.G14972.T1): MKVFERVLEARPRKIVSASLNQCGFLKDWSTIDAIHAVRILLEKHREKNRSVRLAFLDLEKVFDRIPHELLWMSMRSYRVPKEHLRWTKLLKRSLPALHDVLLEQAGHSLY; the protein is encoded by the coding sequence atgaaggtctttgagcgtgtcctggaggCTCGTCCGAGGAAAATTGTCAGCgcttcactcaaccagtgcggttttctgaaagattggagcactatagatgcaatccatgctgtccgtatccttctggagaaacatcgagagaagaaccgcagtgtgcgtcttgcttttctcgatctcgagaaagttTTCGACCGtatcccacatgagctgttatggatgtccatgaggtcgtaTAGAGTACCAAAAGAACACCTGCGGTGGACAAAGCTACTTaagcgaagcctaccagcgttgcacgatgtgctgctggaacaagcaggccattccctgtactag